One genomic region from Bufo bufo chromosome 3, aBufBuf1.1, whole genome shotgun sequence encodes:
- the PRRG1 gene encoding transmembrane gamma-carboxyglutamic acid protein 1 — MDSVFLSEDKANSILKRFPRANSFLEEIKQGNIERECREELCSYEEAREAFENDERTKEFWKEYTSGHEDSSTDSSWYPFYLAFPMITVFFIVLLVLLLLWRCVFKKKARRRTAYAPRGVREDTTEAGTDHGMDSQQHSNVLCTVEEAFNRAGQPHGFIDYDVRSDTLSAGFSNCDPPPSYEEATGERGVRVSEPQQNPTEPPPQYEEIAICASVVSVPHEVSSVK; from the exons tgttCCTGTCTGAAGATAAAGCAAACTCAATTTTAAAGCGTTTTCCTAGAGCAAACAGTTTCTTAGAGGAGATAAAGCAAGGAAACATCGAGAGGGAATGCAGAGAGGAATTATGCAGCTATGAAGAGGCAAGAGAAGCATTTGAGAACGATGAGCGGACC aaAGAGTTTTGGAAAGAATATACAAGTGGACATGAGGACTCAAGCACAGACAGCAGTTGGTATCCATTCTACCTTGCCTTCCCCATGATCACAGTATTTTTCATTGTCCTTTTGGTGCTGCTATTGCTGTGGAGGTGCGTTTTCAAAAAGAAGGCGCGACGTCGGACTGCTTATGCACCCAGAGGAGTGAGAGAAGATACTACAGAGGCAGGAACTGATCATGGCATGGACAGCCAGCAGCATTCCAATGTACTCTGTACCGTGGAGGAAGCATTTAATAGGGCTGGGCAACCTCATGGATTTATCGATTATGATGTGCGTTCAGATACATTATCAGCTGGATTTTCAAACTGTGATCCTCCCCCCTCTTATGAGGAAGCAACTGGAGAGAGAGGGGTCAGAGTGAGTGAGCCACAACAGAACCCAACAGAGCCTCCTCCACAATATGAAGAAATAGCCATATGTGCCTCTGTAGTCTCAGTACCTCATGAGGTCTCCAGTGTCAAGTAA